The candidate division KSB1 bacterium genome segment GGGCTCATTGACGAAGTCAAGGTTTTGGGCGACACCGCTTACATCGTGTATCATCTCACCGTTCCGTTCTGTCCTGATGTGTTTGCCCTATACATCGGTTCGGGGATACGGAAGAAGGCTTTGGAGGTCCCAGGAATCGTGCGAGCCCATGTGGAAGTCAGGGGCCACATCCACGCGGAGACCTTGAACCGCAGACTTTCGGAGCTTGAGAAATAGGGGGAGTGCCATGCATACGATTGTACGCAGATATATACGTACCAGCGTGGCCTTTCTGATCGCCGGGCTCATTGTAGGGATCTGGATGGAGGTGGCTCGAGACGTTCTTGGCCGCTATCCCGACACAGACCACATCACTGCGCACACGCATCTCATCCTCATAGGCTTCGTGATGGGCATGATTCTCGGAGTGGCTCAGTGGATGTTTCCACGCCCGGAGCCAGGCTCGCGGTATAGTCCCAACCTAGCTATGGCTATTTATTACCTTTTCACTGTCAGCACGTCCCTTCGGGGGCTGGCCGAGGTGCTTAAGCCCTTGCTCAACGTGCCTTGGCTGGGATACCTCGCCATGACAGGAGGAGCTGGGCAGACCGTGGCCTTCGTGTTGTTCTTCTACAATATGTGGCCGCGGGTACGGCCGCTGGGTAGCCAGTTTCGGGAAGCCAGGGGAGAGAAGTTCTGACCAGGCCTGTGGGGGCGTCGCGCTGGACGACAAAAACGAGGACGGGGCGATGAGAAATCCCAAGCTGCTGCTCATCGTCGGTGCGCTCCTGATCAGTTGCCCCTCGTCTGAAGTCTTCGGTTCGGGTGAGCCGTGCGTCTCGTGCCATTCACGACCGGATGTGACCCCGACACAGGTCAGGGACTGGCAGGTGTCAAGACATGCCCAGAGCGGGGTCACCTGCGAGATCTGTCACAGTGCCGAGCACCGATCGGTGGATGATGCTGCCAAGGCAAAACTCCCCACGCCTGAGGTTTGCGCCAACTGCCACCCCGAGCAGGTCGAGCAGTTTCGCCGGGGTAAGCACGCACTGGCGTGGACTGCCATGGAGGCTATGCCGGCGACTCACTATCAGCCGATGGAACTCACCGTTGGCGTGAAGGGCTGCGGCGGGTGCCACAAGATCGGGTTGAAGTCGGAAGCCAAGATCCGCGAGCTAAAAGGACAGGGGTTCCAGCACGGTGTGGCTAGCTGTGATGCTTGCCATACCCGCCACAGCTTTTCCGTAGCGGAAGCGAAAGAGCCTGAGGCCTGCGCCACCTGCCACATGGGTTTCGACCATCCCCAGTGGGAGATGTACAGCACCTCGAAGCACGGGATACGCTATCAATTGAGGCGGGCTGGAAAGCTACCTCCAGACGCCGCAGCGCCCACCTGCCAGACGTGCCATATGCCAGGTGGCGATCACGAGGTCCGGACGGCCTGGGGGTTCCTTGCCCTTCGTCTCCCCTTGCCCGAGGACAGGAAATGGGCCGACGACCGTGTCACTGTGCTGAAAGGGTTAGGCGTTCTAAGTCCCGATGGAAGCCCGACAGCCCGCTTGGAGGCTGTTAAGCTTGCGGATATGGCCCGTCTGGACCAGGCAAGCTGGGACCGCGAGAGAGGGCGCATATTGAACGTGTGCTCCCAGTGCCATTCGCGCTCCTTTGCCCAAAACGAGCTGGAGAAGGCGGATCACCTCATTCGGAGCGCCGACAGTTTGATGGCCGAGGGTGTTCGGACAGTGGCGGACCTGTACGCGCGGGGGAAACTGAAAAAGCCCGAGCCCTACGCCTATCCCTACCCGGACCTCCTTTTCTTCCACGAGGCGCGAACTCCCATCGAGCAGGACCTCTTCCGGATGTTTCTCGAGCACCGGATGCGCACATTCCAAGGTGCGTTTCACGCCAACCCCGACTACGCCTTCTGGTACGGATGGAGTGAGATGGTAGCTGACCTTACTCGAATCCGGGAGGCTGCCGGAACGATCTCGAGTGCCAATCCGCGGTAGGAAGTGCTTGCCGCCTATCTGGCATCCCGTTCGGAATGGCCCCG includes the following:
- a CDS encoding iron-sulfur cluster assembly protein, producing the protein MLDPVRLSEKEREVFQRVITVRDPEFGHTLGERGLIDEVKVLGDTAYIVYHLTVPFCPDVFALYIGSGIRKKALEVPGIVRAHVEVRGHIHAETLNRRLSELEK
- a CDS encoding cbb3-type cytochrome c oxidase subunit I; this encodes MHTIVRRYIRTSVAFLIAGLIVGIWMEVARDVLGRYPDTDHITAHTHLILIGFVMGMILGVAQWMFPRPEPGSRYSPNLAMAIYYLFTVSTSLRGLAEVLKPLLNVPWLGYLAMTGGAGQTVAFVLFFYNMWPRVRPLGSQFREARGEKF
- a CDS encoding multiheme c-type cytochrome, whose translation is MRNPKLLLIVGALLISCPSSEVFGSGEPCVSCHSRPDVTPTQVRDWQVSRHAQSGVTCEICHSAEHRSVDDAAKAKLPTPEVCANCHPEQVEQFRRGKHALAWTAMEAMPATHYQPMELTVGVKGCGGCHKIGLKSEAKIRELKGQGFQHGVASCDACHTRHSFSVAEAKEPEACATCHMGFDHPQWEMYSTSKHGIRYQLRRAGKLPPDAAAPTCQTCHMPGGDHEVRTAWGFLALRLPLPEDRKWADDRVTVLKGLGVLSPDGSPTARLEAVKLADMARLDQASWDRERGRILNVCSQCHSRSFAQNELEKADHLIRSADSLMAEGVRTVADLYARGKLKKPEPYAYPYPDLLFFHEARTPIEQDLFRMFLEHRMRTFQGAFHANPDYAFWYGWSEMVADLTRIREAAGTISSANPR